The genome window TGATTACCGCATGGCGCATCGTCCCGAAGAATTGGGCGCACACCGCATTTGATGGCGAAGGGGCACGTCTATATGGTGGCCGCTGGAACAGCCAGGGGCGCCCTGCCGTCTATCTGGCAGACAGCCGAGCACTCGCCGCGCTTGAAGTGCTCGTCCACCTCAACCCCTCAATGGTTGCCCAACAGTATCAAATGATTGAGGTCACTTTCCCCGCGAACTTGGTGCAGGAAATCGACATTACCCCGCTGGCTGCAGCGCTCGCCTCGCCATCAATATTGCCAGCCACCCAACAAGCAGGCGACGCATGGCTCACCGAGAGTAGCGCCCCCGTATTAAAAGTATACAGTTCGATCATTTCCGAAGAACCCAATTACGTGCTCAACCCCAAGCATCCTGAATTCGCACGTATCACAATCGGCGACGCACGCCCGCTTGCCCTTGATCCACCACTGATAAGTAAAGCGTAGCACTTTTTTTGACGTGCGAGTTGACTCGCGCCCGCAGTGCCCCTCAGCTCTCAAGTCTCCCCCCTCAGCTCTCTCCTGATTTTCAGCCTTCCAGTTTTCGCAAGTTTCAGCATTTTCCCCAGCAATGACTTGGATCGAATATACCGCACTCAGCGTCACCAGCCTGATTTTCATGATCGGCCTCGCCACTTCCCTGCTCCCAGTCGTGCCGGGCAGTCTCATCGTTTGGTCAGGTATTATCATCCACAAACTTTGGATGGGAGACGCGTCTGTCGCGTGGAAAATCGTCATTATTACCGGAGTGATCACCCTCATCGGCCAAGTCGCAGATTTTGTCATGGGCGTCTGGGGCGCACGTAAATTCGGAGCATCATGGAAAGGCGCACTGGGCGCATTTCTCGGGGCCTTTATCGGATTGTTCCTACCACCGCCGCTCTTCTGGCTGATCGTCGGCCCGATTATCGGCGCAATCATCGGCGAACTCGCAGCCGGTCGCACCTTCAAAGCTGGTAGTAAAGCCGGCCTCGGCACTGTCATCGGCGGCATCGTCGCCTTCGCCTTGAAGTTCAGCCTCAGCGTCTGTGTGGTGGCAATCTTCTACTTTAGCCTGTTTTTAACAGTTTAACAACAGCCCCCGCTTGACTCCCCTAGATCTCAGATATCAAGATGTGCCTTCACACATCACCCTCACAAATTATGAAACTGTTACTTCCCGCCCTCTCCCTCTCCTGTGCCGCACTTTTTATTGGTTGCTCTCAAACGTCTGAAAAAGCGACCTCCGACGCAGATCATGCCGTGCCCGCAAGCACCATGGGTGTGAGCGATGGGCTCATTCCAGCGAAATTTGCAACCGAAGCAACACCGACGATCACTCAGCCCACAGTAGAGGTAGCTCCAGCAAGTCCCAAGAAGACACCAGTCGTGAAAACAACAGTAGCGTCACCTGAACCAATTGAAGTCGTATCGAGTGGTGAAA of Lentimonas sp. CC4 contains these proteins:
- a CDS encoding EF-hand domain-containing protein, with protein sequence MKLLLPALSLSCAALFIGCSQTSEKATSDADHAVPASTMGVSDGLIPAKFATEATPTITQPTVEVAPASPKKTPVVKTTVASPEPIEVVSSGEIPKKQQNRFNKKDANGDGQLDKEEIVDAFKAHYQRKELDKDPEAGAEKYLKKHDENGDGTLTAEEIYGN
- a CDS encoding DUF456 domain-containing protein translates to MTWIEYTALSVTSLIFMIGLATSLLPVVPGSLIVWSGIIIHKLWMGDASVAWKIVIITGVITLIGQVADFVMGVWGARKFGASWKGALGAFLGAFIGLFLPPPLFWLIVGPIIGAIIGELAAGRTFKAGSKAGLGTVIGGIVAFALKFSLSVCVVAIFYFSLFLTV
- a CDS encoding RES family NAD+ phosphorylase, encoding MITAWRIVPKNWAHTAFDGEGARLYGGRWNSQGRPAVYLADSRALAALEVLVHLNPSMVAQQYQMIEVTFPANLVQEIDITPLAAALASPSILPATQQAGDAWLTESSAPVLKVYSSIISEEPNYVLNPKHPEFARITIGDARPLALDPPLISKA